A single Hippopotamus amphibius kiboko isolate mHipAmp2 chromosome 5, mHipAmp2.hap2, whole genome shotgun sequence DNA region contains:
- the MAF1 gene encoding repressor of RNA polymerase III transcription MAF1 homolog translates to MKLLENSSFEAINSQLTVETGDAHIIGRIESYSCKMAGDDKHMFKQFCQEGQPHVLEALSPPQTSGLSPSRLSKSQGGEDEGPLSDKCSRKTLFYLIATLNESFRPDYDFSTARSHEFSREPSLSWVVNAVNCSLFSAVREDFKALKPQLWNAVDEEICLAECDIYSYNPDLDSDPFGEDGSLWSFNYFFYNKRLKRIVFFSCRSISGSTYTPSEAGNELDMELGEEEEEEEEESGGGGSEGAPEETSTMEEDRVPVICM, encoded by the exons ATGAAGCTGCTGGAGAACTCCAGCTTCGAGGCCATCAACTCGCAGCTGACTGTTGAGACAGGAGATGCCCACATCATTGGCAG GATAGAGAGCTATTCGTGTAAGATGGCAGGCGACGACAAGCACATGTTCAAGCAGTTCTGCCAGGAAGGCCAGCCGCACGTGCTGGAGGCGCTGTCCCCGCCCCAGACCTCGGGCCTTAGCCCCAGCAG ATTGAGTAAGAGCCAGGGTGGCGAGGATGAGGGCCCCCTCAGCGACAAGTGCAGCCGCAAGACCCTCTTCTACCTGATTGCCACGCTCAACGAGTCCTTCCGGCCGGACTATGATTTCAGCACAGCCCGGAGCCACGAGTTCAGCCGGGAGCCTAGCCTCAGCTGG GTGGTGAATGCGGTCAACTGCAGTCTGTTCTCGGCAGTCCGGGAGGACTTCAAGGCCCTGAAGCCGCAGCTGTGGAACGCCGTGGATGAGGAGATCTGCCTGGCGGAGTGCGACATCTACAG CTACAACCCAGACTTGGACTCAGACCCCTTTGGGGAAGATGGCAGCCTCTGGTCCTTCAACTATTTCTTCTACAACAAGCGGCTGAAACGGATTGTTTTCTTCAGCTGCCGCTCTATCAG CGGATCCACCTACACTCCCTCGGAGGCAGGCAACGAGCTGGACATGGAGCtcggagaggaagaggaggaagaggaggaagagagtggCGGTGGAGGCAGCGAGGGCGCCCCCGAGGAGACCAGCACCATGGAAGAGGACAG GGTCCCGGTGATTTGTATGTGA
- the WDR97 gene encoding LOW QUALITY PROTEIN: WD repeat-containing protein 97 (The sequence of the model RefSeq protein was modified relative to this genomic sequence to represent the inferred CDS: deleted 1 base in 1 codon), protein MESEALDASKPFTVQGDHLIPDLGLCDADIYAAPGPPLLKEEHESSFSEPAPRLFTSNSRWQNMTPSARARQLWLLLRAGLQTFVEKEKRAELRAARLTHGLEPLRRLEVAAGLCSVAQDPVGGRFVVLDGAGRLHLYREDGWAQGQLLAPVALTGLVAVPGPLGAGGRFVGWGPAGLAILRADLSPLWLSKPGERGVPGRTPLCCLPVPDSGLLLVAEAGGSLALWKFRSGGRCLVPHGSPLLPPPSLSGALARLALGPLPPHHVPRCFAACGSAVLTFDLHTWALVDVRRDLHKTTISDLAYCREAEAVVTASRDSTVKVWEAGWQIRMVFVGHTGAVTAVAVLPNTALVLSASQDGTLRTWDLQAGAQVGEVALRRWGRDEQGDAVSRLLAPAGPGWPALSLRARSLELWRLRELYSPLAQLSARVLHLQVAPALPAPTAAPAPLPTRLVCACADGSVYLVSVSSGRAVSALLLEPEDCASAVAYCLPREALWLLTRAGHLLCANAARCPMRVLRRLCPPPPPAPRPCCLHLYSHLTDPRGALANWEMVRQCKGELGRGDVAWAWKDKNRYLPVVGHTDGTLSVLELRSAKTVFRTEAHGPGPVTAIASTWNSIVSSGGDLTVKMWRVFPYAEESLSLLRTFSCCQPAAVLCALGKRVTVGFEDPNSATYGLVQFGLGSSPRYDHRPQDDPTDHITGEGAGQRGSPGRQMAAAPDPESWPPGLCCCPALKLFACSSLDCTLRVWTVENRLLRLLQLNGAPQALTFCSNSGDLVLALGSRLCLVAPQLYLPTSYLVKNLCQDVPDAVDDPPLPLTSQESLTSAQLQRLASLRGVASLRSAGRLRAWPPTPESPSQPLPCPTGMPPSVPPVPLPVCSTALFVIHGPSAAPQQPVLEEDVEALVARDQDLQQLRWGLVGPAAQPPPSWQQRQEAFDNYLRLIYGPGLLLLARSSLSCELGLGLDLQLQWELLRREKPVTPDPPSSHLQRRIPLLLKRRPQELLSNLRGFFPATVQPCKYGRRPIHFPGCVPNSAVLQQMWLPGEVSGLGLGARVQRRSSSKARGGAGRGVVCGDAIGHGLALPLAVGQEPGRPVAAAGHQAAPRQVAAEPDPVVGGIGGGAGSGLGLGFPESLWAALSSENLIPKPTGSRENTAGAKTGLHCTQFHYGRSLWEERCGHLPRFLHFFVSQNWFKKLFPIFTLQAYPEVGTVEGLASLFVDLLDEASWADRVHILHALLRLLPDVSSDLCSRLQGILLRLLNLDQPPSLQDWLQRQFVMLALQLLLACSLESREVVLELMSYFLYSPASCRPELKKLLDGLGLQDPQGFLFKEMMTWVQGPDLDSKAALRRRCCQKLEEMIQQLQVQHVLAQMRFGRSRRALSETLTHFRPSLEAHSRSSAPAAPPDGPLPLERTDWSRSKMLDLGPIDALNVFCRRQRRPGQEPPESPPPAPPPQGPRVVPPRPRDPRHDSLLRLREASVQRSPVNLGAKVSRSCWPPGRMLHRLWVDRTLDGAIRRLKLPLPRVELQPFPPDWPRPARPRPPRLLQPALQRYFLPDDTDPDSYS, encoded by the exons ATGGAGTCGGAAGCGTTGGATGCTAGCAAGCCCTTTACAGTACAAGGCGACCACCTGATTCCAGACCTGGGCCTGTGTGATGCCGACATCTACGCTGCCCCAGGCCCGCCACTGCTCAAGGAAGAGCATG AGTCGTCGTTTTCGGAACCGGCCCCACGGCTTTTCACCAGCAACTCTCGGTGGCAGAACATGACCCCGAGCGCCCGTGCCCGCCAGCTGTGGCTGCTCCTGCGCGCAGGCCTCCAGACCTTTGTGGAAAAG GAGAAGAGAGCGGAGCTCCGCGCGGCGCGCCTGACGCACGGGCTGGAGCCGCTGCGCCGCCTGGAGGTGGCAGCCGGGCTGTGTTCGGTAGCCCAGGACCCCGTGGGCGGACGCTTCGTGGTGCTGGACGGCGCGGGCCGCCTGCACCTGTACAGAGAGGATGGCTGGGCGCAAGGGCAGCTGCTGGCTCCCGTGGCGCTTACAGGGCTGGTGGCAGTGCCGGGCCcgctgggggccgggggccgcTTTGTGGGCTGGGGCCCAGCGGGGCTGGCCATACTAAGGGCTGACCTCAGCCCGCTGTGGCTGAGCAAGCCAGGCGAGCGCGGGGTGCCGGGCCGCACGCCCCTCTGCTGCCTGCCGGTGCCCGATTCGGGGCTGCTGCTGGTGGCGGAGGCAGGCGGCAGCCTGGCGCTCTGGAAGTTCCGCTCAGGGGGTCGCTGCCTGGTTCCCCACGGGTCACCTCTGCTGCCGCCGCCAAGCCTCTCGGGTGCGCTTGCGCGCCTGGCTCTGGGGCCTCTGCCTCCCCATCACGTCCCACGCTGCTTCGCAGCCTGCGGCTCAGCCGTGCTCACCTTTGACCTGCACACCTGGGCCCTCGTAGATGTGCGTCGGGATCTGCACAAAAC CACCATCTCCGACCTGGCGTACTGCAGAGAGGCGGAGGCCGTGGTGACGGCTTCCCGGGACAGCACGGTGAAAGTGTGGGAGGCCGGCTGGCAGATCCGGATGGTGTTCGTGGGACACACAG GCGCGGTGACTGCGGTGGCCGTGCTCCCCAACACGGCCCTGGTGCTGTCGGCTTCGCAGGACGGGACGCTGCGCACGTGGGACCTGCAGGCAGGGGCGCAGGTGGGCGAGGTGGCGCTGCGCCGCTGGGGCCGCGACGAGCAGGGGGACGCCGTGAGCCGCCTGCTGGCCCCCGCCGGCCCTGGCTGGCCCGCGCTCTCCCTGCGCGCCCGCAGCCTGGAGCTGTGGCGCCTGCGGGAGCTCTACTCGCCGTTGGCGCAGCTGTCGGCGCGGGTGCTCCACCTGCAGGTGGCGCCCGCGCTGCCCGCGCCCACGGCCGCGCCCGCGCCGCTGCCCACGCGCCTCGTGTGCGCCTGCGCCGACGGCTCGGTCTACCTGGTGTCGGTCTCGAGCGGACGCGCGGTGAGCGCGCTTCTGCTGGAGCCCGAGGACTGCGCGTCCGCCGTGGCCTACTGCCTGCCGCGCGAGGCTCTGTGGCTGCTGACGCGCGCCGGGCACCTGCTGTGCGCCAACGCGGCGCGCTGCCCCATGCGCGTGCTGCGCCGCCTgtgcccgccgccgcccccggcgCCCCGGCCCTGCTGCCTGCACCTCTACAGCCACCTCACCGACCCCAGGGGCGCGCTCGCCAACTGGGAGATGGTGCGCCAGTGCAAGGGCGAGCTGGGCCGCGGCGACGTGGCGTGGGCCTGGAAGGACAAGAACCG GTACCTGCCCGTGGTGGGGCACACTGACGGCACGCTGTCCGTACTCGAGTTGCGCTCCGCGAAGACGGTCTTCCGTACAGAGGCGCACGGCCCAGGCCCCGTCACCGCCATTGCGTCCACCTGGAACAGCATCGTGTCCTCCG GGGGAGACCTGACGGTGAAGATGTGGCGCGTCTTCCCGTACGCGGAGGAGAGCCTGAGCCTCCTGCGCACCTTCTCCTGCTGCCAGCCGGCGGCGGTGCTCTGCGCCCTCGGGAAGCGCGTCACGGTGGGCTTCGAGGACCCGAACAGTGCCACCTACGGCTTGGTGCAGTTTGGCCTGGGCAGCAGCCCACGCTATGATCACCGGCCCCAGGACGACCCCACGGACCACATCACCGgtgagggggcagggcagaggggaagcCCAGGCCGCCAGATGGCTGCGGCCCCTGACCCCGAGTCCTGGCCCCCAGGCCTGTGCTGCTGTCCCGCACTCAAGCTGTTTGCCTGTTCCAGCCTGGACTGCACGCTCCGCGTCTGGACAGTGGAGAACCGCCTGTTGCG GCTCCTGCAGCTGAACGGTGCTCCTCAGGCCCTGACCTTCTGCAGTAACAGTGGAGACCTGGTGCTGGCCCTGGGCTCCCGCCTTTGCCTGGTGGCCCCCCAGCTCTACCTGCCCACATCTTACCTGGTTAAG AATCTGTGCCAGGACGTCCCTGATGCGGTGGATGACCCTCCACTGCCGCTGACCAGCCAGGAGTCGCTGACCTCAGCCCAGCTGCAGAGGCTCGCCAGCCTGCGCGGGGTGGCCAGCCTCAGGTCTGCCGGCAGGCTAC GGGCCTGGCCACCCACCCCTGAGTCCCCgtcccagcctctgccctgtCCTACTGGT ATGCCACCCAGTGTCCCACCTGTGCCCCTCCCTGTCTGCAGCACAGCCTTGTTTGTCATCCATGGCCCGTCGGCAGCGCCTCAGCAGCCAGTGTTGGAGGAG gacgTGGAAGCCCTGGTTGCCCGGGACCAAGACCTTCAGCAGCTGAGATGGGGGTTGGTGGGTCcagcagcccagcccccaccctcctggCAACAGCGCCAGGAGGCCTTTGATAACTACCTGCGTCTGATCTATGGCCCTGGCCTGCTG CTGCTGGCCCGCTCCTCCCTGAGCTGCGAACTGGGCCTCGGCCTGGACCTGCAGCTGCAGTGGGAGCTGCTCCGCAGGGAGAAGCCTGTGACCCCAGATCCACCGTCCTCCCACCTGCAGCGCAGG ATCCCCCTGCTGCTGAAGAGGCGACCGCAGGAGCTTCTCTCCAACCTCAGGGGCTTCTTCCCTGCCACCGTTCAGCCCTGTAAG TACGGGCGGCGGCCCATCCACTTCCCGGGCTGTGTGCCCAACTCGGCGGTGCTGCAGCAGATGTGGCTACCTGGGGAGGTCAGCGGCCTTGGCCTCGGAGCCCGGGTCCAGCGCAGGAGCAGTAGCAAGgcaaggggcggggcggggcggggcgtggTCTGCGGAGACGCCATTGGCCACGGCCTGGCTCTCCCCCTCGCAGTCGGGCAGGAGCCTGGACGACCTGTGGCTGCCGCGGGGCATCAGGCGGCACCGCGCCAAGTGGCAGCAGAACCTGATCCGGTGGTTGGGGGAATAGGAGGAGGAGCTGGATCTGGACTGGGCCTCGGATTCCCTGAGTCCCTATGGGCAGCTCTC AGCTCCGAGAATCTCATCCCGAAGCCCACGGGCTCCCGCGAGAACACCGCTGGGGCCAAGACCGGTCTTCACTGCACCCAATTCCACTACGGGCGCTCACTCTGGGAAGAGCGCTGCGGGCATCTTCCTAGGTTTCTGCATTTTTTCGTCAGCCAGAACTGGTTCAAAAAGCTGTTCCCCATCTTCACCCTGCAG GCATACCCCGAGGTGGGCACGGTGGAGGGCCTGGCCTCGCTGTTCGTGGACCTGCTGGACGAGGCCTCCTGGGCAGACCGCGTGCACATCTTGCACGCGCTGCTGAGGCTGCTGCCCGATGTCAGCAGTGATCTCTGTAGCCGGCTGCAGGGCATCCTCCTGCGCTTGCTCAACCTGGACCAGCCCCCCAGCCTCCAG GACTGGTTGCAGCGGCAGTTCGTGATGCTGgcgctgcagctgctgctggccTGCTCCCTGGAGTCCCGCGAGGTGGTGCTGGAGCTCATGTCCTACTTCCTCTACTCGCCAGCCTCCTGCCG GCCAGAGCTTAAGAAGCTACTGGATGGACTCGGCCTTCAGGACCCGCAAGGCTTCTTGTTCAAGGAGATGATGACCTGGGTCCAGGGCCCGGACCTCGATTCCAAGGCTGCCCTGCGCAGGCGCTGCTGCCAGAAGCTGGAGGAAATGATCCAGCAGCTGCAG GTGCAGCACGTGCTGGCACAGATGCGCTTTGGGCGCAGCCGACGTGCACTGTCTGAGACGCTGACGCACTTCCGCCCCTCGCTCGAGGCCCACTCGCGGTCCTCCGCGCCCGCCGCACCGCCTGATGGGCCCCTGCCTCTGGAGCGGACGGACTGGTCACGGTCAAAAATGCTGGACCTGGGGCCCATTGACGCACTCAACGTCTTCTGCCGGCGGCAGCGGCGCCCCGGGCAGGAGCCGCCCGAgagcccgcccccggccccgcccccacaggGGCCCCGCGTGGTGCCGCCGCGGCCCCGGGATCCCCG gcACGACTCCCTCCTCCGGCTTCGGGAGGCCAGCGTCCAGAGGTCTCCCGTGAACCTGGGGG CCAAGGTCTCCCGGTCTTGCTGGCCCCCAGGCCGAATGCTGCACCGGCTCTGGGTGGACCGCACGCTGGATGGCGCCATCCGGAGGCTGAAGCTGCCGCTGCCCCGGGTGGAGCTGCAGCCTTTCCCCCCTGACTGGCCCAGGCCCGCCCGTCCGCGGCCCCCACGGCTCCTGCAGCCTGCCCTGCAGCGCTACTTTCTGCCAGATGACACGGACCCTGACAGCTACAGCTGA
- the HGH1 gene encoding protein HGH1 homolog, producing MKGIECAVEKPSQKVSGPDGFTEHLGKKQSWFYKPFQKIHKNTLPNPSAWPHARHTHLQRRELQADVPHWPRCTRAKQNSRAARGTEAAPGRPPRPATPPFRGPPRRPGLRAVPPRRRAGGLGLVAAASAPLLGGAAPPPEAPGRAERAHGRAGTRVGKDGAGGLASVGSPMPEAGPEAAAAAAELLPFLALGARPDLQAAAAQHALELSGSGPGRALLAGQAALLRALGALAAAPAPAPARDAARALVNLAADPGLHEPLLAAEPGLPARLLGCALDPQWPWAEEAAAVLANLSREPGPAAALMAALAAAGPGESGLERLVRALCTPGYNARAPLHCLGPVLSNLSQRPAARAFLLDPGRCVVQRLLPLTRYPDSSVRRGGVVGTLRNCCFEHRHHEWLLGPEVDILPFLLLPLAGPEDFSEEEMERLPVDLQYLPSDKQREPDADIRKMLIEAIMLLTATAPGRKQVRDQGAYLILRELHSWEPEPDVRVACEKLIQVLIGDEPERGLENLLEVQVPEGVERQLQQQDRQEQERCEWERRERELGPEPQAEAAAPT from the exons ATGAAAGGAATTGAATGTGCAGTTGAAAAGCCTTCCCAGAAAGtttcaggcccagatggcttcaccgaACATCTAGGGAAGAAGCAATCCTGGTTTTACAAACCCTTCCAGAAAATTCATAAGAACACTTTGCCCAACCCTTCTGCCTGGCCCCACGCCAGACACACACACCTCCAGAGGAGGGAGCTGCAGGCCGATGTTCCTCACTGGCCGAGATGCACCCGTGCTAAACAAAACTCGCGAGCCGCCCGCGGGACAGAGGCCGCACCGGGAAGGCCGCCGCGCCCAGCGACGCCGCCCTTCCGGGGCCCGCCCCGCCGTCCCGGGCTCCGCGCGGTCCCGCCCCGGCGCAGGGCTGGTGGCCTCGGACTGGTCGCCGCGGCTTCCGCTCCCCTGCTGGGCGGGGCCGCGCCGCCGCCGGAGGCGCCAGGCCGAGCGGAGCGCGCGCACGGGCGCGCAGGGACGCGCGTGGGAAAGGACGGGGCCGGTGGCCTCGCCTCCGTGGGGTCGCCGATGCCGGAGGCCGgcccggaggcggcggcggcggcggcggagctGCTGCCCTTCCTGGCGCTCGGGGCGCGGCCCGACCtgcaggcggcggcggcgcagcACGCGCTGGAGCTGAGCGGCTCGGGGCCCGGCCGCGCGCTGCTGGCCGGCCAGGCGGCCCTGCTGCGGGCGCTGGGCGCGCTGGCGGCGGCCCCCGCTCCCGCCCCGGCCCGGGACGCCGCGCGCGCGCTCGTCAACCTGGCCGCCGACCCCGGCCTGCACGAGCCGCTGCTGGCGGCCGAGCCCGGGCTGCCGGCCCGCCTGCTGGGCTGCGCGTTGGACCCACAGTGGCCCTGGGCCGAGGAGGCGGCCGCCGTGCTGGCCAACCTCAGCCGCGAGCCGGGGCCGGCGGCCGCGCTGATGGCGGCGCTGGCGGCCGCGGGGCCCGGGGAGTCGGGCCTGGAGCGGCTGGTGCGCGCGCTGTGCACTCCCGGCTACAACGCCCGCGCGCCCCTGCACTGCTTGGGGCCGGTACTCTCCAACCTCAGCCAGCGGCCCGCGGCGCGCGCTTTCCTGCTGGACCCCGGCAG GTGCGTGGTCCAGCGGCTGCTGCCCCTCACCCGATACCCGGACTCCTCGGTGCGCAGGGGCGGTGTGGTGGGGACACTGCGAAACTGCTGCTTCGAGCACC GACACCATGAGTGGCTGCTTGGGCCCGAGGTGGACATTCTCCCCTTCTTGCTGCTGCCCCTGGCTGGGCCCGAGGACTTCTCCGAGGAGGAGATGGAGC GGCTGCCCGTTGACCTGCAGTACCTGCCTTCAGACAAGCAGCGAGAGCCTGATGCTGACATCCGCAAGATGCTCATCGAGGCCATCATGCTG CTGACAGCCACGGCACCTGGTCGGAAGCAGGTGAGGGACCAGGGAGCCTACCTGATCCTGCGAGAGCTGCACAGCTGGGAGCCAGAGCCTGATGTGCGGGTGGCTTGTGAGAAACTCATTCAG GTTCTTATTGGGGATGAGCCGGAGCGCGGCCTGGAAAACCTGCTGGAGGTGCAGGTGCCGGAGGGTGTCGAgcggcagctgcagcagcaggacCGCCAGGAGCAGGAGCGGTGTGAGTGGGAGCGGCGGGAGCGGGAGCTGGGCCCAGAGCCGCAAGCAGAGGCAGCTGCACCCACCTGA
- the LOC130854337 gene encoding LOW QUALITY PROTEIN: testis-specific serine/threonine-protein kinase 5-like (The sequence of the model RefSeq protein was modified relative to this genomic sequence to represent the inferred CDS: inserted 2 bases in 1 codon), whose amino-acid sequence MKGTGRQKLDQRAFMEQMRECRDNGYLLSSKKIGSRAFSKVYLAYATQERLQHNSKLASDLRGKRHTTVAVKIVSTAKAPVEFSRKVLPREISSLNATYKHLNVMQLYETYRNSQRAYLVLELATRGDLLEHLSAVSDCHRCPGLEEEEARRLFWQLVSAVAHCHNSGIVHRLASPSPHGDLKCENILLDDRGFLKLSDLGFARWSGLKNWLLRTSCGSVACTXPEILTSTKYNREGADLWSLGVLLYAKVTGKLPCEERQPRRILHLRRGGPTLWPGLSPECQDLIRGLLQLRPRARLGLQQVATHRWMLPTARAPFCTLLGTTPAAAVSLGWAEKPEESQLPVSWDNVESRADVDPPRLLLLLLQLR is encoded by the exons ATGAAGGGCACCGGCAGGCAAAAGCTGGACCAGAGAGCCTTCATGGAGCAGATGCGTGAGTGCAGGGACAACGGCTACCTGCTCTCCTCCAAGAAGATCGGCTCCAGGGCCTTCTCCAAAGTCTACCTGGCCTATGCCACGCAGGAGCGCCTGCAGCACAACTCCAAGCTGGCCTCTGACCTGCGGGGCAAGCGCCACACCACG GTGGCTGTCAAAATCGTCTCCACCGCTAAGGCCCCTGTGGAGTTCTCTCGCAAGGTCCTGCCCCGTGAGATCTCATCACTCAATGCTACCTATAAGCACCTGAACGTG ATGCAGCTATACGAGACCTACCGGAACAGCCAGCGCGCCTACTTGGTACTGGAGCTGGCAACCCGTGGTGACCTGCTGGAGCACCTCAGTGCCGTGTCAGACTGCCACCGCTGCCccgggctggaggaggaggaggcccgcAGGCTGTTCTGGCAGCTGGTCAGTGCCGTGGCCCACTGCCACAACTCAGGCATCGTGCACCG ccttgcctccccttccccacacgGGGACCTGAAGTGTGAGAACATCCTGCTAGATGACCGAGGCTTCCTAAAGCTGAGCG ACCTCGGCTTCGCCCGCTGGTCGGGGCTTAAGAACTGGCTGCTGCGCACCTCCTGTGGCTCTGTGGCCTGCAC GCCCGAGATCCTCACAAGCACGAAGTACAACAGGGAGGGGGCCGACCTGTGGAGCTT AGGTGTCCTCCTCTATGCCAAGGTGACCGGAAAGCTACCCTGCGAGGAGCGCCAGCCCCGCCGCATACTGCACCTGAGGCGCGGAGGCCCCACCCTCTGGCCAGGCCTGTCCCCAG AGTGCCAGGACTTGATCCGAGGCCTGCTCCAGCTGCGCCCGCGAGCGCGCCTAGGCCTGCAGCAGGTGGCCACGCACCGCTGGATGCTGCCCACTGCGCGTGCGCCCTTCTGCACCTTGCTGGGCACCACACCAGCTGCGGCCGTTTCACTtgggtgggcag AGAAGCCAGAGGAGTCCCAGCTCCCAGTGTCCTGGGACAACGTGGAGTCCAGAGCGGACGTAGATCCCCCAAGgctgctcctgctgctcctgCAGCTGCGGTGA